In one Leptidea sinapis chromosome 25, ilLepSina1.1, whole genome shotgun sequence genomic region, the following are encoded:
- the LOC126972240 gene encoding transmembrane protein 127-like: MGCLTWIRGLKITFPFKDKELNKIAAFFNSCTFLLTCAALVQPSWFRIKGLHCTQSLSLTQFFSFDDDDDDDSEIRINQNNGYDLNDLPPCTTPEVITLMRVLILLCFMVLLCSCVGVVINITSLNNRTIKMLRRNAVPSIICVFWVIAIVGVCYLTTVVLGSVSGSDPNTIQVDYEYEFYTITGAGCMALLASAANLWGAPLASDDDVQRRNLMEDWDGYEAHSVGPTPSVPTLPPYTPSDNYLPTNPPFTTPVLGAQQYFPFDDLSVLPPPPPYTP, from the exons ATGGGCTGTCTAACTTGGATACGAG GCCTGAAGATTACATTCCCGTTCAAGGACAAGGAGCTAAATAAAATTGCAGCATTTTTCAATAGCTGCACATTTCTACTGACATGTGCTGCATTAGTTCAGCCGAGTTGGTTTAGAATAAAAGGATTGCATTGTACACAGAGCCTATCACTAACACAGTTCTTCAgctttgatgatgatgatgacgatgactCAGAAATAAGAATAAATCAGAACAATGGATATGATTTGAATG acCTACCTCCGTGCACTACACCAGAAGTTATAACCCTGATGCGAGTCCTGATACTGCTGTGCTTCATGGTGTTGCTGTGTTCCTGTGTGGGAGTGGTCATCAACATAACTAGTCTCAACAACAGGACAATCAAAATGCTGAGAAGGAATGCTGTTCCGAGCATCATATGTGTGTTCTGGGTCATCGCTATAGTTGGCGTGTGCTACCTCACGACTGTTGTGTTGGGAAGTGTTAGTGGTAGCGATCCTAATACCATACAAGTTGATTATGAATACGAGTTCTACACTATTACAGGAGCCg GTTGTATGGCGCTCCTAGCATCTGCTGCTAATTTATGGGGAGCTCCGTTAGCCAGCGACGATGACGTTCAAAGACGAAACCTTATGGAAGACTGGGATGGATATGAAGCCCATAGTGTTGGACCCACGCCTTCTGTTCCAACTCTCCCGCCTTACACACCTAGCGACAACTACCTGCCTACAAACCCACCCTTCACGACGCCAGTACTTGGTGCTCAGCAATACTTTCCATTCGATGATCTTTCTGTGTTACCTCCCCCGCCTCCCTATACGCCATGA
- the LOC126972241 gene encoding nuclear receptor-binding factor 2-like, whose protein sequence is METHPLNLAHQQHRRADAHLKNSKFDEAMQCHHNAAELLLDAMKTTSSTAALESITLQHSYHLKQKDLIKSKKEQYTRVKKAMENIKTLSKDPQINTQGNDYSKLQIAIYRNIDESESLLKTLSPYTLETSDFIKYDNFKNAKKKEKCQKDVIEELQILSQNLHSLVEQLVFKVEVLKDDNLSLKEHISYLEKERVKYLNASYDHMGVGPTPLFTEACANCSRNNDSTSYMQIKPQAITKQFQPNFDLTALRIE, encoded by the exons ATGGAAACGCATCCGCTAAATCTT GCTCATCAACAACACCGACGTGCCGATGCTCACTTAAAGAACAGTAAGTTTGATGAAGCGATGCAGTGTCATCATAATGCTGCTGAGCTACTCCTCGATGCTATGAAGACTACTTCTTCGACTGCTGCACTAGAATCCATAACACTTCAACATAGTTACCATCTGAAACAAAAAGACTTGatcaaaagtaaaaaagaacAATACACTCGAGTTAAAAAAGCCatggaaaatataaaaactcTCAGTAAGGATCCTCAAATCAATACACAAGGTAATGATTATTCCAAACTTCAGATAGCAATATATAGAAATATTGATGAATCTGAATCTCTACTTAAAACACTTTCTCCTTACACACTTGAAACcagtgattttattaaatatgacaacTTTAAGAATGccaaaaagaaagaaaaatgtcaaaaagaTGTTATTGAAGAATTACAAATACTGAGTCAGAATTTGCATTCTCTTGTTGAACAACTTGTATTCAAAGTGGAGGTGTTGAAAGATGATAATCTGTCCCTTAAAGAGCATATTAGTTATTTAGAAAAAGAGAGGGTTAAATATTTGAATGCTTCTTATGACCATATGGGGGTTGGACCAACACCTTTGTTTACTGAAGCTTGTGCCAATTGCTCTCGTAATAACGATTCAACTAGTTATATGCAAATTAAACCGCAGGCCATTACTAAACAATTTCAACCTAATTTTGATCTTACTGCATTGAGgattgaatag